gagaaagaactTTTAGCATTCTTTTAAGTGGAACTCTAAGGGAAATAGCTTATCTCAGCATTTTTTGTGTACAAATGTCTTATCTTGCTTTATATCTGATGGGCTTTTTGCTGAACaagaattttagttttttgttgttgttgccctTTCAGTATTACAAAGATGCCATTCCATTGTCTGCAACCTGGTGAGTTTTCTTCAGCCCATTCCCAGCTTTCTGGATCCTAGGAGATTTTTCTCTGCTCTGGTAGACTGCCCCCATTTTTGGAGACTGATTCCCATGCATCTTGTGTTGATTTGGAATATATTAAAAGGGTTTCTTTTagctctttatctttttattatctttttattattcattttatcctCTTCCTCATTCTTCTGCATTTGAAAACTTGAAATATATTCAGAAGACATTTGACTTCCATCTGGGACAAtatctgtcccttcccccaagcTTTGATATACTGCTTGAGTACCTGGCGTGGATTTGTGGGAGTTACATGAGAAAATTCGCTCTGACTAGAGAAACTTGAAATTCCAATCTGTCACAAGGGCTCTTCTGCAGCCATTAAAGTTACATTAACATTTTGGGTGGTTTCTTTTACTATAACCTATGGCAAATGCCACCATCTTTATCACCTCAGCTTTTGTTGAGAGCAGTTGAGAGAAGTTTCTCTCCTATGAAGAAAGTATTACTTTAtgtactttattttgtttaagtttCTTTGGATCTTCTAGATCTTCAGATCACCGAGGCTTTTTAAGACTATGATTTTGTTatgaatctgttttgtttttaatatagagGTCAAAGCAACAGAGTGTGACTCTCTACACTCTAACAAGATAGGATACTGTAAGACTTACCTTTGATTCCACTCTATTTGAAATTTCTCTGAACTTTTCTTGAACTAATAAAGAAACTGGAGGTCAATGATGAGAAATCAGACAATAACAACCTTCATTCTCCTCGGACTGACAGATGACCCTCAACTTCAGATTcctatttttatgtttctatttctcACTTACGTGTTAAGTATAACTGGGAATCTGACCATCATATTCCTCACTTTGGTAGACTCCCACCTCAAaacacccatgtacttcttcctacAGAATTTTGCCTTATTAGAAATTTCATTCACATCTGCTTGTATTCCTCGGTATTTATACAACATAGCAACAGGTGACAGATCAATAACTTACAGTATCTGTGTCATTCAAGTGTTTTTTATTGATGCATTTGGGgtaacagaattttttcttttggccaTCATGTCTTATGATCGCTATGTAGCCATCTGCAAACCCCTGCATTATATAACCATCATGAACAACAAAGTCTGTGGAAAGTTTGTCCTCTGCTGTTGGGCAGCTGGTGTGTTGATCATACTCCCACCACTTATCATGATAGTAAATCTAGAATTCTGCGACTCAAACATAATTGATTATTTCTTCTGTGATTCATCTCCTATCTTGAAGATTTCATGCTCAGATACATGGCTTTTAGAGCAAATGGTGATCACCTGTGCTGTATTGGCCTTCATCACAACCCTTCTGTGTGTTGTTCTGTCCTATGTATACATTATCAAGACCATTATAAGATTCCCCTCTGCCCAGCAAAGAAAAAAGGCCTTTTCTACCTGTTCTTCTCACATGATTGTTGTTTCCATCACATATGGAAGCTGTATCTTCATCTATGTCAAACCTTCAGCAAAGGACTCAGTGGCTGTTAATAAGAGTGTGACAGTGCTAATGACGTCCATAGCTCCCATGTTGAACCCATTCATttacactttgagaaacaaacaagTGAGACAAGGCTTCAGTGACTCATTCAAAAGAATTGCATTATCCTCAAAGAAGTAAGGGAATGCTAAAATCTAAGAATCAAGTTTTCAAAATATCAGAGTTCCCTAAACATAGTTCTTTAAGTTAACAAGTCATTCCATCTTCCTCATCAATCAGTCCTAATTCAGATTAACTTCCTCAAAACATCCTAAAGCCCACATTCT
This DNA window, taken from Meles meles chromosome 7, mMelMel3.1 paternal haplotype, whole genome shotgun sequence, encodes the following:
- the LOC123947087 gene encoding olfactory receptor 6C2-like, which codes for MMRNQTITTFILLGLTDDPQLQIPIFMFLFLTYVLSITGNLTIIFLTLVDSHLKTPMYFFLQNFALLEISFTSACIPRYLYNIATGDRSITYSICVIQVFFIDAFGVTEFFLLAIMSYDRYVAICKPLHYITIMNNKVCGKFVLCCWAAGVLIILPPLIMIVNLEFCDSNIIDYFFCDSSPILKISCSDTWLLEQMVITCAVLAFITTLLCVVLSYVYIIKTIIRFPSAQQRKKAFSTCSSHMIVVSITYGSCIFIYVKPSAKDSVAVNKSVTVLMTSIAPMLNPFIYTLRNKQVRQGFSDSFKRIALSSKK